One Anastrepha obliqua isolate idAnaObli1 chromosome 6, idAnaObli1_1.0, whole genome shotgun sequence DNA window includes the following coding sequences:
- the LOC129250474 gene encoding uncharacterized protein LOC129250474: MKILQLNTNHCREAQDLLWLTLAENNVDVALLSEPYEHINSHSWMSDSERLAAIWVVTDKFPQCKKPIPDSGDSWMKLDSVYCVSCYAPPRWPLETFARMMTVLELELRGKRPILVTGEYNAWSRTWGSMHTSPRGRLVEETFAAMDLVLRNTPRIFTFDSCRGRSIIDLAFADRVTANRAKWRIEKFIHTQSDHLAIIIEIQEDRRNYERWKTLQKWKKTAFNAGTFRSAWDDAYLSAMSADGMGENMAAQIKAACDASMPRCRYGGKRKPTYWWTAEIADMRKACFKARRRATRARQRPTFKQMRDGANTDPWGQAYKTVMQKMKGPRSPQPTCPQLLQQIIVALFLAQGEASDAEYGIDAIPNVQPVTPKEVLNTLKRVKDCKAPGPDGVPNIALKTPDVRKPIPCFPSRTNLPEAIEIAAIGAAT; encoded by the coding sequence ATGAAGATTTTGCAACTCAACACCAACCACTGTCGAGAAGCCCAAGACCTTCTATGGCTAACGCTCGCTGAAAATAATGTAGATGTTGCTCTTCTTTCCGAGCCCTACGAACACATCAACTCCCACAGTTGGATGTCGGACTCTGAAAGGCTAGCTGCGATATGGGTGGTGACTGACAAGTTTCCCCAATGCAAGAAGCCGATACCAGACTCCGGCGATTCGTGGATGAAATTAGATAGTGTTTATTGTGTAAGCTGCTATGCGCCACCTAGGTGGCCGTTAGAAACATTCGCACGCATGATGACGGTCCTCGAGCTGGAGCTAAGAGGGAAGCGTCCAATCCTCGTTACTGGGGAGTATAACGCTTGGTCGAGAACCTGGGGTAGCATGCACACAAGCCCAAGGGGACGATTGGTGGAGGAAACTTTCGCGGCAATGGACCTCGTATTACGTAATACACCCAGAATTTTCACTTTCGATTCCTGTAGAGGGCGGTCCATAATTGACCTGGCATTTGCAGACCGCGTAACGGCGAATCGAGCGAAGTGGAGGATCGAAAAGTTCATCCACACACAAAGTGACCATCTGGCCATAATAATAGAAATACAGGAGGATAGGCGAAACTATGAAAGATGGAAGACACtacaaaagtggaaaaaaacgGCGTTCAATGCCGGGACATTTAGGTCGGCATGGGATGATGCTTACCTTTCCGCCATGAGTGCGGACGGTAtgggggaaaatatggccgCCCAGATAAAAGCCGCTTGTGATGCATCGATGCCCAGATGTAGATACGGAGGCAAACGTAAACCTACCTACTGGTGGACTGCTGAAATAGCTGATATGAGAAAAGCCTGCTTCAAGGCGCGAAGAAGAGCAACAAGAGCGCGTCAACGACCAACCTTCAAACAAATGCGAGATGGTGCAAATACTGACCCCTGGGGACAGGCGTATAAAACGGTCATGCAAAAGATGAAAGGCCCTAGATCACCGCAGCCCACATGTCCACAATTGCTGCAACAAATAATAGTGGCGCTCTTTCTTGCACAGGGGGAAGCAAGCGACGCGGAATATGGCATAGATGCAATTCCAAACGTGCAACCGGTGACACCGAAAGAAGTGCTAAACACACTAAAACGTGTAAAAGACTGTAAGGCGCCTGGACCAGATGGGGTTCCTAACATTGCACTTAAAACCCCAGATGTTCGCAAGCCTATACCGTGCTTCCCTAGTCGAACGAACCTTCCCGAAGCGATAGAAATTGCAGCGATTGGTGCTGCTACTTAA